DNA from Pristis pectinata isolate sPriPec2 unplaced genomic scaffold, sPriPec2.1.pri scaffold_147_arrow_ctg1, whole genome shotgun sequence:
ggggtgggaaggggttgggaggtggggagttgggaggagggggtggggaggtgggagaggggagggggggaggtgggaagggggagtggggaggggaggggggagagtaggATGgacgggggagaggaggggggagaggagaggcgggagaggaggggcgggtggaggggaaggaggagaagggcaggagggagaatgggggagggaggggacggggaggggaggggggagtgggcgtggggatggggggagggggcgtggtggggttgggggaggaggtggtgttgggatcctgggagggggggaggtgttggggtctgtgggaagggaggtggggttggggtctgggggttgggggaggtggggttagggttggggtCCTGGGAGGTGTTGTCTGTGGGGGATATATTTGGACATACAGTTGTAAAGTGACATCCCAACTGCTGAACttggtgccctgaccgatgaggcTTCGAGTCGCACAGCACAGATACACGTCACCACGATGCCATCTCAGCACGTCCCATCTGGCtcacacctttcccatccatggacctgttcaagtgtcatttaaatgttgttaacgtacctacctcgacccctggcagctcattccacgtacggaccactctgcctgaagaagttgcccctcgggtcccctttatatcccccccactctcaccttagacctgtgccctccagttcttgattccccaaccctgaggaaaagactgcacattcaccgtctgtgcccctcatgatttaatacacctctacATGGTCATGtctcagtctccgatgctccagggaataaagtccgagcctgccctTGGACCCCAACTGGAATCCTAAATCAGGCCCTCGATTCCAGGCAATATTCTTGCAAATCATCCATGCAATcattccaacttaatgacatctacCCCGAAACAGGgtgaccagacctgaacacaagactccaggtgtggcctcaccagcatcctgtacaaatgcaacataaaaaacgaaggcaagcgtgccaaatgccttcctcacctgAGGGGGAGGGTGTGCGTTTGGAGGAGGAGAATTGGGGGTCCAGAGTGAGTGAGGGGTGGTTGCAGCCCCTGTTGGCAGCTTGCCCAGATTCTGGACCCAGGGTGCAGGTGTCTACCCTCTGCTCATCCTTTCAGTTCGGAGCCCTCCACAACAGCAGACTGACCAGTACCTCTGGCCCTCCACACAGCAGACTGACCGGTACCTTTGGCCTTTCCGTGACACTGGACCTTGCATGCCGTGTGAGTGGGTGCTGAATGGGGCTGGAGTGAGGTGATTGTGCTCATTGAGTATCCCCTTTCTACCCCTGCCCCCTGTGTCTCTGGCCCCCACCCTTCTCCCCGACCTCCCCCTCAGGAAAGTTTTGGAACAGCGTGATGAAGTGTATGAGCAGATTGCCCAGTACCTGCAGCTGAAGAACGTCATCGAGAGGGTGCAGGTGGGTGTTGGCGGCTGCTGGCTGGACCTGCTCACAGCAGCCTCCTCCTCACAGGTGGACACTGGGTCCTGGGTTACGGAGGGTCTCGGGGGACCTTCTCCTGGTGCCAAGGGAgcgcagtggggagggaggggcggcaGCAAGGAAGTAGcgggaggggcagcgaggagggagcgccacatGGTGGGGGGGCGGCAGGGAGGGAGCGCTGTGTGGCGGGAGGGGtggcggggagggagcgccgtgtggcgggaggggcggcggggagggagcaCCACATGGGGGGGCGGCAGGGAGGGAGTGCCATGtggcgggaggggcggtggggagggagcgccgcgtggcgggaggggcggcggggagggagcgccACATGGGGGGGCGGCAGGGAGGGAGTGCCATGTggcgggaggggcggcggggagggagcgccgcgtggcgggaggggcggcggggagggagcgccgcgtggcgggaggggcggcggggagggagcgccgcgtggcgggaggggcggcggggagggagcgccACATGGGGGGGCGGCAGGGAGGGAGTGCCGCGTggcgggaggggcggcggggagggagcgccgcgtggcgggaggggcggcggggagggagcgccgcgtggcgggaggggcggcggggagggagcgccgcgtggcgggaggggcggcggggagggagcgccACATGGGGCGGCAGGGAGGGAGTGCCGCGTggcgggaggggcggcggggagggagcgccgcgtggcgggaggggcggcggggagggagcgccACGTGGCGGGAGgcgcagtgaggagggagcaatgggaggggcggcgaggagggaggtCGATGTCCACTTTAATCCATGTGCTGAAGTCGCTGAGCAGGCTGTCTGGGTGTCTGTTGCTGCAGCCGGCGGGAGCTTGGCTTTCGTAGCACTGCAGCAGCACCAGTCCTTGGGATGTGACGTGGTGACACACTGGTCTCCAATTCCACTTGACAGGAGTCGGAGGAGCAGCGGCTGAAGATGGAGGTGGACCTGGGCTGTAACTTCTATGTGCAGGCGAAGGTGTGAGTAATCGGGGAGAGGCACAGACCGTGTCCCGTCTggttcacccctcacccctcgcgCTCACCAACCCAGAGCGGCTCCCCGTCTCCCAACACCCCATGTTCAAGTGGTCCTCagcccctccctgtccccccGCGCCCTCTCCacctctgtaactccctccagctcctacacccctccctctctctctgacctcccctcctcccccaaggCACGTGCTGTAAGTAACCCTTCCGCTGGACCCTGGAGTTTCAGTGAGGCCATCTGAGCAAACGTCTCTCCACAGGCCGGATGTGTCGAAGATCTTCCTGTTGGTGGGCTACGGATTCTACGTGGAGTTGACACTGCCTGAAGCTCTGCGCTTCATAGAAAAGAAATCCCAGCACCTCACTGAGTGAGTGTCTGTGTCCGACTGGTACCTTCCTGTGGGGAATGACCTGGGGGTGGACCGACCCGGTCTGCAGGCCTGGACACTTGCAGGGAGACTGGAACCCACGTTCTCTGACCCTGTGGTTGCAGTGCAGTGCTCCTTTTCAGCCTTTGGCCATGGTGtgctggggatggagggagggtgtggCACTGTGGTGGATGGGTGCGGGTCAGTGGGCTGCTGTGCCagctctgtgaccccctccggcccctacaccacTCCCCGTCTTGGCGACCCCACCAGTCCCTGtgcccctccctgtctccgtgaccccctccctccctcccctacacccctccccatctctgtaaccccaccggtccctacacccctccctgtctctgtgaccccctccctcccctacacccctcccccgtcTGTGACCCCCttcggcccccacacccctcccccgtctctgtgaccccctctggcccctacacccctcccccgtctctgtaacctcaCCAGTCCCAATACGCCTCCAGCTCCTTGGATGgtgagttgttggtgctgcacccCTTCAGTCAGGCAAAAGGGTATTCCTTCACCATCCTGACCCAGCGCTGGTGAATCAGGAGGTGATCACAGGATATGGGAGCTGTtggaggccactcagctccttgaCACCTCACCGCTGTTCTCCTCCaatgcctcaactcctctctccATCCCCAAAACTTGATCCCAGCCTTTGATCAATGGAGAGGAGAATCCCACAGTTCCTTCCCATCTCATCCTGCGATGGTCCCACGTGCACCAGCCTGAGGAGCAGTGACCCTGTCAGTCCCTCCCAGAATCCTGTATCTCAGTGGGATCACCACCCCAATGAGTCTGGGCCAGACTCCCTCGCTCTGTCCTCACAGAACACCTCCTCGTACCTGGAATTGATCCACTGGGTCCACACCCCATCCACCCTGAGCCCAGGACACCCTCCCTTAGATACTGGGTCAAAGATGGATGTGTCTGCAACACCCCAGCAAGTACTTTTTATCTTCTCCGTCGATGTCTTTCCCTTGTGTACTTCGTGAACCAACTCGCCCAGATCCCTTGTACACCAAAGTGTACCAACACTCGTcgtcaacagtgcagcacagaaacaggcccttaaactaatgatgcctaattacaccaatcccttctgcctgcacatggtccatctccctccattttctgcacatctaCGTGCCTACCTGAGAGCCTTGTAAGtacttctattgtatctgcctccacccccccactcctggcagcacattccaggcacccaccactctgggcTTTAAAAAGAACAAacctaccctgcacatctcctttggactttcccccttaattgcatgccctctagtgttagtcACTTAGACACTGTGGAAAAAACATAAGCTCTCTATcctacctcataattttataaacttggctcaggtctcccctcagctcctgctgctccagagaaaatgacccaagtttgtccaacctctcctcatagctcataccctctgatccaggcagcatcctggtgaacctcttctgcaccctctccaaagccccacatccttcctgtaacggggcgaccagaactgaatgcaatactccagatgtggctgaaccagagttttataaagctgcaacataactctaGAACtaagtgcctcaactaataaaggcaagcatgccgtatgccttctttaccaccctatcaacctgtgcagacactttcagggagctatggacttggaccccaagatcccgctgtacatcaacactgttaaggatcctgccatgaaCTGTGTATTGTCCCTTTACGTCTGATcttctaaagtgcaacacctcacatgtggccggattaaactccatctgtcatttctctgcccattgctGCATCCGatttatatcccgctgtatcctttggcaacctccactatccacaacaccaccagtctttgtattgtctgtgaacttactaacccacccttctgcattttcatccaagtcattatattGGCGTTTTTGTGGCACAGATGTTCCCTGAAACAGGTCGGCCCTTGCCTGAACATTGTCCGCGGCTTGCTGCATCCacacatgggctgcttcactggCTGAGGAGCTTTCAATGGAAGTGAATCTTcagctcacagagtcatacagcacggaaaccggccctttggcctgactggtccatgctgaccaagatcccatctatgct
Protein-coding regions in this window:
- the uxt gene encoding protein UXT, with translation MAAGVGGKVLEYEAFVNDVLKRDLKKVLEQRDEVYEQIAQYLQLKNVIERVQESEEQRLKMEVDLGCNFYVQAKVPDVSKIFLLVGYGFYVELTLPEALRFIEKKSQHLTEVAEKLSKDSAKIKGNIRMVLEALCELQGIKDLPPETGREVY